Proteins encoded in a region of the Manduca sexta isolate Smith_Timp_Sample1 chromosome 9, JHU_Msex_v1.0, whole genome shotgun sequence genome:
- the LOC115441349 gene encoding gephyrin gives MVKAVAVITVSDSCFKDNSKDTSGPALAEFVKKLFPEANLHTIIIPDEKEIIERELKYFCESNLDLILTTGGTGFSSRDVTPEATKAIIHKEVPAITVAITIESLKKTPMAMLSRSVAGIRDKTLIINFPGSKKAVTECFEIVKPVLPHAVALIADEMSEVRTIHDSMQFGHVCPHYSSVDVSKVALRPRESPYPMLEMAEAWKIVDDVMGKWTERLEIVTLDEGLGKVVAQTLCAKEPMPPFPASVKDGYACLSSDGAGVRHVRAAITAGDAPTVPLSMGECVRINTGAALPAGADCVVQVEDTKLVSATEDGQTELQVEILKAPQPEQDVRPVGFDIPMGATLVDKGETLDAAKIGVLAGAGYQSITVRVNPKVALLSTGNELQEPSETKLRPAHIRDSNRAMLKALLREHGYESIDCGIARDSPTQLVASISAALAQADVLVCTGGVSMGEKDLLKPVLINDFGAKLHFGRVRMKPGKPSTFATCEFEGRTKFIFALPGNPVSAYVCCLLFVVRALRVCTGRRGAWPALRTRLAHAVTLDPRPEYARAEIRLPGNDELPTAQLLGNQCSSRLMSACGASVLLELPGATESVPRLPAGSLVSALITGRLDLSAQ, from the exons ATGGTGAAAGCAGTAGCGGTGATTACTGTCAGCGACAGCTGTTTCAAAGATAACTCTAAGGATACTTCAGGCCCTGCACTCGCAGAATTCGTCAAAAAACTATTCCCAGAGGCAAATTTACACACAATTATTATTCCAGACGAAAAGGAAATCATAGAGCGAGAGCTAAAATACTTCTGTGAGAGCAACttagatttaatattaacaacagGCGGTACAGGTTTCAGTAGTAGAGATGTCACTCCGGAAGCAACCAAAGCTATAATCCATAAAGAAGTTCCAGCTATAACAGTAGCAATAACTATAGAAAGCTTAAAGAAAACACCTATGGCTATGCTGTCGAGATCTGTAGCTGGAATTCGTGATAAAACCTTGATCATTAATTTCCCTGGGAGTAAAAAAGCTGTTACAGAATGTTTTGAAATAGTAAAGCCAGTGTTACCCCATGCTGTGGCTTTAATCGCAGATGAAATGTCTGAAGTTAGAACCATTCATGATTCAATGCAATTCGGCCATGTTTGTCCTCATTACAGTAGTGTAGATGTTAGCAAAGTGGCTTTGAGGCCTAGAGAGTCTCCATATCCAATGCTGGAAATGGCTGAGGCTTGGAAGATAGTTGATGACGTGATGGGGAAATGGACAGAGCGCTTGGAGATTGTTACTTTAGATGAAGGATTAGGGAAGGTTGTGGCGCAGACACTGTGTGCAAAAGAACCAATGCCACCATTCCCTGCATCAGTTAAAGATG GATACGCATGTTTAAGTTCTGACGGAGCAGGAGTGCGTCACGTCCGTGCAGCCATCACTGCTGGGGATGCGCCCACCGTACCGCTGTCCATGGGGGAGTGTGTACGGATCAACACGGGCGCAGCACTACCAGCGGGAGCGGATTGCGTCGTGCAG GTTGAGGATACAAAGTTAGTATCAGCTACTGAAGATGGCCAGACTGAACTTCAAGTGGAGATTCTGAAGGCGCCACAGCCAGAGCAAGACGTAAGGCCGGTCGGCTTCGACATACCTATGGGTGCTACACTAGTTGATAAAG gcGAGACATTAGACGCTGCTAAAATAGGTGTGCTAGCAGGTGCCGGTTACCAAAGCATCACCGTACGAGTTAACCCAAAG GTGGCGCTGCTATCAACTGGTAATGAATTACAAGAACCCTCAGAGACCAAACTTCGGCCAGCGCACATAAGGGACTCCAATAGAGCAATGTTAAAAGCCCTACTacg AGAGCACGGCTACGAGAGCATAGACTGCGGCATAGCACGTGACTCGCCCACGCAGCTTGTGGCGAGCATATCGGCTGCGCTCGCGCAGGCCGACGTGCTCGTCTGCACCGGCGGCGTCTCTATGGGCGAGAAGGATCTGCTGAAGCCTGTACTTATAAAT gaTTTTGGCGCTAAATTACACTTCGGACGAGTGCGTATGAAGCCCGGAAAACCCAGCACATTTGCAACATGCGAGTTTGAAGGAAGAACCAAATTCATTTTTGCTTTACCAG GTAACCCGGTGTCAGCGTACGTGTGCTGCCTGTTGTTCGTGGTGCGTGCGCTGCGCGTGTGCACGGGCCGGCGCGGCGCCTGGCCCGCACTGCGCACGCGCCTCGCGCACGCCGTCACGCTCGACCCGCGCCCCGAGTACGCACGCGCAGAGATACGACTGCCCGGGAACGATGAATTACCTACGGCTCAACTACTGGGTAACCAG TGCAGCAGCCGGTTGATGAGCGCATGTGGTGCGAGCGTCCTGCTAGAGCTGCCCGGCGCCACGGAGAGCGTGCCGCGCCTGCCCGCCGGTTCACTCGTGTCCGCGCTCATCACTGGCCGCCTTGATCTCAGCGCGCAGTAA